The DNA window CCAGTGCACCGCCAACGGCTACGGCGAGCGTGTGGGCAACGCCAACCTCTTCCCCGTCGTCGCGGCCCTGGAGCTCAAGTACGGCAAGCAGGTCCTTCCGCCGGGCGCGCTCGCCGAGATGACCCGCACCTCGCACGCCATCGCCGAGGTCGTCAACCTGACGCCCTCCACCCACCAGCCGTACGTCGGCGTCTCCGCCTTCGCGCACAAGGCCGGCCTGCACGCCTCCGCGATCAAGGTCGACCCCGACCTGTACCAGCACATCGACCCGGGCCAGGTCGGCAACCACATCCGGATGCTCGTCTCCGACATGGCCGGCCGCGCCTCCATCGAGCTCAAGGGCAAGGAACTCGGCATCGACCTGGGCGACGACCGCGAGCTCGTCGGCCGCGTCGTCGAGCGCGTCAAGGAGCGCGAGCTCAAGGGCTACGCCTACGAAGCGGCCGACGCCTCCTTCGAGCTGATGCTTCGTGCGGAGGCCGAGGGCCGCACGGAGAGCTGTTTCGAGCTGGAGTCGTGGCGGGTGATCACGGAGGGCGGGCCCGGTGTGTCGCGCCAGGCGGAGGCGACGGTGAAAATCCGCGCTCAGGGCAGGAGGACCGTCGTTACCGCCGAGGGCAACGGCCCGGTCAACGCCCTCGACCGGGCGATGCGCCAGGCGTTGAGGTCGACATACCCGGAGGTGTCTTCCTTCGAGCTGAGCGACTACAAGGTCCGCATCCTGGACGGCCACCACGGCACCGAGTCCACGACCCGGGTCCTCGTCACCACCAGCGACGGCAACGACGAGTGGTCCACGGTCGGCGTCGCGGACAACGTGCTCGCCGCGTCCTGCGAGGCACTTCGCGAGGCCCTCACCTACGGGCTCCTGCGCGCTCGGCGCGGAGCAGGCGGGCACGGCGGCCCCTCGCCGCTCGCAGGAGCGCCGGAGCCGGACGATGCGGCGTGCACGCTCAGCGTGGCGCTCCGCGACAGCCGTGGAGCGCTGGGTCGGATCGCCGCCACGCTGAGCAGCATGCCGGTGCTGGCCCTGCACTACGGGGCGGCGGGCGCTTCCCGGGCCACCGCTGAGATCCGGGTGCCCCGGGCCCACGTGGCACGTGCACGCGGCAGGCTGAACCGCATGGTGGACGTACTGGACGTCACCGTTTCGGTGGCCCGGCCCCGGTGAGCCGCTGCCGTCCGTCAGGTGACCAGTCGTACGGGCGCGGGGCGGGGCTCACTGGCGGCGGATGAGGCCGAGGTCGGTGGCGGTGGCGACGGCGGCGGTGCGGGAATCGACGCCGAGCTTGGCGAAGATGCGGGCCAGGTGGGACTTGACGGTTCCTTCGGTGAGGTGGAGCCGGTCGCCGACGGCCTGGTTGGACAGGCCCTCGGCGACCCGGGCGAGGACTTCGGTCTCGCGTCGGGTCAGGGCGATGCCGGGGGTACGCAGCCGGTTCATCAGCCGGTCCGCGACGGCGGGTGCCAGGGTGGTGCGGCCCGTGGCGGCGGTGCGGACGGCGGCTGCCAGGTCCTCGGGCGGGGCGTCCTTGAGGAGGTAGCCGGTGGCGCCGGCTTCGATGGCGGGCAGGGTGTCGGCGTCGGTGTCGTAGGTGGTGACGATCAGGACGCGAGGTGCGCCGGGGCGGGCGGTGATGGCGGCGGTCGCCTCGGCGCCGTTCACGCCCTCGCCGAACTGGAGGTCCATGAGGACGACGTCGATGTCGCCGTGGGCGGCGCGGGCGACGGCGTCCTCGGCGGTGGCGGCCTCGGCCACCACGGTCATGCCTTCTTCGGTTTCCAGTACGGCGCGGAGTCCGGCCCGTACGACGGGGTGGTCGTCGGCCAGGAGCAGGCGGACGGGGGTGTCGGTCACGGGCGGGCCTCGGGGTGGGGCCGGGTGTGGGGCCGGGGATGGGGTCGAGGTGCAGTTGGGCGGCCAGGGCGGTGCCGTGGCTGGGGGCGGTCTCGATGGTGAGGGTGCCGCCGAGAGCGTGGACGCGGGCGCGCATGGCGGCCAGTCCGAACCCGCCGGCCTCCGGGTCGGGAGCGGGCACCTGGTCGGGGTCGAAGCCGCGTCCGTCGTCGACGACGTCGAGGGCGACGTGATCACCGAGGTAGCTGAGGGTGACGTCGGTGGTGGCGGCCCCGGCGTGGCGGACGGTGTTGGCGAGGGCGGACTGGGCGATGCGGAGCAGGGCGACCTCGTACGCGGTCGGCAGCGGCACGGGGTCGCCCGTGAGGTGGAAGCGTGCGGTGATCCGGTGGCGGGTGCTGGTGGTGGCACACAGGCGTTCCAGGGCGCCGGCGAGGGTGGTGCCCTCCAGGGAGGGCGGGGCGAGGGCGGCGACGAAGCGGCGGGCCTCAGCGAGGTTGTCGACGGCGGCCTGCCGTGCCTGGTCGATGTAGCGGACGGCGTTCTCCGGTGCCCGCGGCAGGGCGCGTTCGGCAGCGCGCAGCAGCAGCTGGATGCTGGACAGCCCCTGGGCGAGGGTGTCGTGGATCTCGCGCGCGAGGCGTTCACGTTCGGCCAGCACTCCGGCCGCGTGCTGCGCGGTGGCCAGATCGGCACGGGTGGCGGTGAGTTCTTCGATCAGGCGTCTGCGCTGTTCGCTCTCGCGGTACAGCGCCTGGTACCCCCACACCACCGCCACCGCCACAGCGGCGCCGAGGGCCGGCCCGATCGCCATCGCGGGGCTGAACGAGCCACGGTGCGCGGCGAAGCCGGTGGTGGCCACCACCGCGGTGGTGACCACCGCGGCCAGACCGGAGCGGCGGGACAGCAGATGGAGCTGAAGGAAGTACAGCGGGAACGCCACCCACACCCCGTCGGAGGACAGGGCCAGCAGCACCAGCCAGACAGCGCTCACGGCGGCCAGCCACAGTGCGGCGGCCCGTCGTGAGCGGCGTACCCGGGGCAGGATAGGCCCGGCCGCGTAGATCACGGCACACGCCGCAGCCGTAGTGACGATCAGTCCGGCGTGCGGGCGGTGGTCGGTGACGGCCCGGCCGGCGGCCAGAGCGAGCAGGGCGATGACCAGCAAGTGCAGGCACCAGGCCAGGGCACGCGGGGTCGGGGTCAGGGCGGGGGCAGTGGTGTTCACAGTTCTTCCAGGCTAAGGACACCCCCCGGTCCGCGCCTCCATCGAAAGTTGCAAGCCGCGTGCCGCCTTTCGATGCGGCAAGTGCTGTCCTGGGCCAGATGCCCAGGTGGGGGTCTGACGGCGACGGTGGAGTCATACCGCTTCCATCCCGTGACAACCATGCAAAGGCAGGCCCAAGCCCGTGTTCGTCGCCTGGAGAGACCTCAAGTTCGCCAAAGGGCGCTTCGCCCTGATGGGCACCGTCATCGTGCTGATCACCCTGCTGGTCGGGCTGCTGTCCGGGCTGACTGCCGGGCTGGGCCGGCAGAACATCTCCGCGATCACCGACCTGCCCGCGGACAGGATCGCCTTCGGCACGCCGGGCAGCGGCGAGGAGTTGTCGTACTCCAACTCCACCGTCACCGAGAAGCAGTGGCAGCAGTGGGCCGAGGCGCCCGGCGTGAGCAGCGCCGAACCGCTGGGCATCACCACCACCAAGGCAACCGCCGGCAACCGGAGCACCGGGGTGTCGGCCTTCGGCGTGAAGCCCGGTTCCGCGCTCGCCCCCGACAGCACCAGAATCTCCGATCGCGCGACGGTCCTGTCCACCGCCGCCGCCGACGGCCTCGGCGTGACGGCGGGCGACACCTTCACCCTGGCCGGACAGAAGGTGACCGTCGCCGCGGTGAGCGGGGACGCCTCCTTCAGCCACACCCCGGTCGTCTGGACCAGCCTCGACGCCTGGCAGCAGGTCGCACCCCCCACGGGCAAGAACGACGGACCGGTCGCCACGGTCATCGCCCTGAAGACCTCCTCCGGCACCGATGTGAAGGCCACCGACGAGGCAGCGGACACCAAGACGGTCTCCAAGGACGACTCGCTGTCCGCGATCGGCTCCTACACCTCCGAGAACGGCTCCCTGCAATTGATGCGCGGCTTCCTGTTCGCGATCTCCGCCCTGGTCATCGGCGCCTTCTTCACCGTGTGGACCATCCAGCGCAGCGGCGACGTCGCCGTCCTCAAGGCGCTGGGCGCCTCCACCGGCAACCTGCTCAAGGACGCGCTCGGCCAGGCTGTGATCCTGCTGACCGGCGGCACCCTGATCGGCACTGGCATCGCCGCCGGCCTCGGCGCCCTCGTCGCCGACTCAGCCGTGCCGTTCCTCCTCACCCCCGCCACCGTCCTGGTTCCGGCTGTCGTGATGATCGCGCTCGGCGCGCTCGGCGCCGCCCTGTCCATCCGCCGTATCACTTCCGTCGACCCGCTGACCGCCCTGGGGAGCGCCCGATGAGCCTTGACCTGACCGACATCACCCTCACCTACCCCGACGGCGAGGACCGCCTGACCGCCCTGGACCGGGTCTCCCTCCAGGTGCCGAAGGGCAGCCTGACCGCCGTCGTCGGCCCCTCCGGCTCGGGCAAGTCCAGCCTCCTCGCGGTCGCCGCCACCCTCATCACGCCCGACGCCGGCACCGTCACCATCGACGGCACCTCCACCACCGGCCTGACCCGCGCAGAACTCACGGAGCTGCGCCGCCACAAGATCGGCATCGTCTTCCAGCAGCCGAACCTGCTGTCCTC is part of the Streptomyces agglomeratus genome and encodes:
- a CDS encoding response regulator; protein product: MTDTPVRLLLADDHPVVRAGLRAVLETEEGMTVVAEAATAEDAVARAAHGDIDVVLMDLQFGEGVNGAEATAAITARPGAPRVLIVTTYDTDADTLPAIEAGATGYLLKDAPPEDLAAAVRTAATGRTTLAPAVADRLMNRLRTPGIALTRRETEVLARVAEGLSNQAVGDRLHLTEGTVKSHLARIFAKLGVDSRTAAVATATDLGLIRRQ
- a CDS encoding ABC transporter permease, which codes for MFVAWRDLKFAKGRFALMGTVIVLITLLVGLLSGLTAGLGRQNISAITDLPADRIAFGTPGSGEELSYSNSTVTEKQWQQWAEAPGVSSAEPLGITTTKATAGNRSTGVSAFGVKPGSALAPDSTRISDRATVLSTAAADGLGVTAGDTFTLAGQKVTVAAVSGDASFSHTPVVWTSLDAWQQVAPPTGKNDGPVATVIALKTSSGTDVKATDEAADTKTVSKDDSLSAIGSYTSENGSLQLMRGFLFAISALVIGAFFTVWTIQRSGDVAVLKALGASTGNLLKDALGQAVILLTGGTLIGTGIAAGLGALVADSAVPFLLTPATVLVPAVVMIALGALGAALSIRRITSVDPLTALGSAR